In Zingiber officinale cultivar Zhangliang chromosome 6A, Zo_v1.1, whole genome shotgun sequence, a single genomic region encodes these proteins:
- the LOC121994160 gene encoding elicitor-responsive protein 3-like — MVRGTLEVLLVGAKGLEGTDFLSNMDPYAILTYRSQEQRSSVASGKGCTPEWNESFVFTISDGVAELTIKLKDSDMCTADDSVGDATIPLEAVFQEGRLPPTVYNVVKDQKYFGEIKIALSFTPEENTDRDFDKESYGGWKQSS; from the exons ATGGTTCGCGGGACGCTCGAAGTCCTCCTCGTCGGAGCCAAAGGCCTCGAGGGCACCGATTTCCTCA GCAACATGGATCCCTATGCAATCCTCACATACCGGTCACAGGAACAGAGGAGCAGCGTCGCATCTG GGAAAGGCTGTACTCCTGAATGGAACGAGAGCTTTGTGTTCACCATCTCCGACGGTGTCGCAGAACTCACCATCAAGCTCAAGGACAGCGATATGTGCACGGCCGATGATTCCGTTGGAGATGCAAC CATTCCTTTAGAAGCAGTCTTTCAAGAAGGAAGACTCCCTCCTACTGTCTACAATGTTGTCAAGGATCAAAAATATTTTGGAGAGATTAAAATTGCTCTATCCTTCACTCCAGAA GAAAATACTGATCGGGATTTCGACAAGGAGAGCTATGGTGGATGGAAACAATCCTCCTGA